A region from the Chlamydiales bacterium genome encodes:
- a CDS encoding glycosyltransferase family 25 protein — MIRALLLLTALNCSAFCGEIEDYFKPISDKSGSHQIRNIDFIYMINLDERPEKLASCLKQLTPYGIDPYRFSAVNGWELSLEAINDVGVKYEPWMSSGQMGTCYLLENNREPQYEMVSTPGRTYFGHFLSPGAIGIVLSHLSILQDAYDSDYETIWVMEDDIEVIQNPHLISDLIEKLDNVVGKDGWDILFTDRDTKNTEGEYVICTSYAWRPNCVPPNPNKFGQRQTVSEDFTKVGARYGAYSMIVRRSGMRKLLRFFKNYHVYLPFDMDYTLPPGIRLYCVNSDLVSTEPRALSDNGVPNYRNRR, encoded by the coding sequence ATGATTCGCGCTCTTCTACTGCTTACCGCATTGAATTGCAGCGCCTTCTGTGGCGAGATTGAAGACTATTTCAAACCGATTTCGGATAAGTCTGGCTCGCACCAGATAAGAAATATCGATTTTATCTACATGATTAATCTCGATGAGCGTCCGGAAAAGCTGGCGAGCTGTCTAAAGCAGCTCACTCCTTATGGAATCGACCCCTACCGCTTTTCTGCTGTTAACGGCTGGGAGCTTTCACTCGAAGCGATCAATGATGTGGGAGTCAAGTATGAGCCCTGGATGTCAAGTGGACAAATGGGAACTTGTTACCTTCTTGAGAACAATAGAGAGCCGCAATATGAAATGGTCAGTACTCCGGGCAGGACCTATTTTGGCCACTTCTTATCCCCAGGAGCAATTGGCATTGTGCTCAGCCATCTTTCCATTCTTCAAGATGCCTACGACTCAGACTATGAGACGATCTGGGTGATGGAAGATGATATCGAAGTGATCCAAAATCCCCACCTCATCTCTGATCTTATTGAAAAACTGGATAACGTTGTGGGCAAAGATGGATGGGATATTCTCTTTACCGACCGAGATACCAAGAACACTGAAGGCGAGTATGTGATCTGCACCTCATATGCTTGGAGACCAAACTGCGTTCCTCCTAACCCAAATAAATTTGGTCAGAGACAAACTGTTAGCGAAGATTTTACAAAAGTAGGGGCACGTTATGGAGCCTATTCGATGATCGTCCGAAGATCAGGAATGAGAAAGCTGCTGCGCTTTTTTAAAAACTACCACGTCTACCTTCCTTTCGATATGGACTATACTCTGCCACCAGGCATTCGATTGTATTGTGTGAATAGTGACCTCGTATCTACAGAACCGAGAGCGCTCTCAGACAATGGCGTTCCAAATTACAGAAACAGGAGATAA